The genomic window CTTCCCCTCAGACTCCCCTTCCCCCTCTCCAAGAAACCTTTGGCTTGGGCTTCGCCCGGTTGTTGCTGGTAGGTTTTTGGGGAAATGACTTTGAAGGGTGTGGGTGAGGTCGGGTGTGATTGGTAATAAAAAAAAGCCCCCGGCGATGGATCGTCGAGGGCTTTTTTAGCTATTGGGAGGGAGGTTATGACACGCGGACGGCTTCGCTGACTGCCTTCAGGGCTTTGACCTTGGCCAAGGCTGAATACAACTGGTTGAGATCCTTCACGTCCACCGTGAAATTCAGGTCTGACGTGCCGTCAACGTTGGACTGGAACGTGCCAGAATCAATGTTGACCTCGGCCTGCGCAAGAATGTTGCAGATGCTTCCCAGCATACCGAGCTTGTTCTGGCAACGAACCCGGATTTTCGCAGGATACGAGCGCTCTTCCTCGCCTTCCCACGAAACGTTGATCAGTCGCTCCGACTCGAAGTTCTTGACGTTGTGGCAGTCCGAACGGTGCACCGTGACGCCGCGCCCGCGGGTGATGTAGCCGATGATGGGTTCGCCGGGCAGCGGGTTGCAGCAGCTGGCGAAGCGCACGAGCACGTTGTCCACGCCGCTGATGGTCAAGCTGTCGGATTTCGGCTTTTTCTCCTCTTCTCCACCACCATGGTGGCGGCGTGCACCGGGCTTGTCCGGCTTCTGGCCGTCGTACATTATGGAGTAAAGGCGCCTGAGGACTTTTCTCGGCGTCAGGCGCGAAAAGCCCACCTGATACATCAGGTCGTCCGCGCTGCCGCAGTTGAAATCCTCGGCAAGCTTGACGAAATACCCGTCCTTGATGGCCTTTTGCACGTTGATGCCGTGGCGGCGGCCTTCCTTCTCCAGCAGTTCCTTGGCAAGCGAGATGCTGCGTTCTCGCTCGATGGTGCGTATGTACTGCTTGATGCGAGTCCGGGCCTTGGCCGTCTTGACGAACTTGAGCCAGTCCCTGCTTGGAACGCGGTTTTTGTCCGTGATGATCTCGATGGAGTCGCCGTTTTTCAGTTCGGTGTGCAGGGGCACGAGGCGGCCGTTGATCTTGGCGCCGACGCAGTGGTCTCCCACCTCGGAATGTATGAGGTAGGCGAAGTCGATGGGAGTGGCGCCGTCCGGCAGTTCCTTGATGTCTCCCTGTGGCGTGAAGACGTAGACCTCGTCCTGAAAGAGGTCGATGCGCAGGGAGGCCATGAATTCGCGCGGGTCGTTGAGTTCGCGCTGCCAGTCCAGAATCTGCCGCAACCACGTGAAGCGTTCCGCGTCGCGCTGGCCCGAGGATTTGCCTTTCTTGGCGCCCTTTCCGGTCTCTTTGTACTGCCAGTGCGCGGCCACACCGTATTCCGCCACGCGGTGCATGTCCTCGGTGCGAATCTGGAATTCGATACGCTCCCCGTCAGGGCCGATTACCGTGGAGTGAAGGCTCTGGTACATGTTGGCCTTCGGGATGGAGATGTAGTCCTTGAAACGTCCGGCGATGGGCTTCCATTCGGCATGAATCAGCCCAAGGACTGCGTAACAGTCCTTGATGGATTTCACGATGATACGGAAGGCGATGAGGTCGTATATTTCCTCGAAGCTCAGGCCCTGCTGCTCCATCTTCTGGTGCGTTGAGTACAGGTGCTTGGTCCTGCCGAAGACATGGGCGTCGAGCTTGTTCTTCTTGAGCATCTTCTGGACCATCTCGATGACCTTGTCGATATACTCCTGTCCGGAGGATCGATGCTGGGCAACTGCGTCCGTCAGCTGCTCGTACACGTCCGGCTTGAGATATTGAAGACACATGTCCTCAAGCTCGGTCTTGATGCGGTGCAGGCCGAGTCTGTTGGCC from Desulfovibrio oxyclinae DSM 11498 includes these protein-coding regions:
- a CDS encoding RelA/SpoT family protein: MIRINDITDQVASYIDNPDLELIQRAYVFAAQSHDGVIRLSGEPYISHPMSVAYQLSVMQLDEATVAAGLLHDVVEDTDTSVDELEEIFGVEVADIVDGVTKISKMQFESKAVAQAENMRKMILAMAEDIRVLMVKLADRLHNMRTLEHMKPIKQRMIAQETLDIYAPLANRLGLHRIKTELEDMCLQYLKPDVYEQLTDAVAQHRSSGQEYIDKVIEMVQKMLKKNKLDAHVFGRTKHLYSTHQKMEQQGLSFEEIYDLIAFRIIVKSIKDCYAVLGLIHAEWKPIAGRFKDYISIPKANMYQSLHSTVIGPDGERIEFQIRTEDMHRVAEYGVAAHWQYKETGKGAKKGKSSGQRDAERFTWLRQILDWQRELNDPREFMASLRIDLFQDEVYVFTPQGDIKELPDGATPIDFAYLIHSEVGDHCVGAKINGRLVPLHTELKNGDSIEIITDKNRVPSRDWLKFVKTAKARTRIKQYIRTIERERSISLAKELLEKEGRRHGINVQKAIKDGYFVKLAEDFNCGSADDLMYQVGFSRLTPRKVLRRLYSIMYDGQKPDKPGARRHHGGGEEEKKPKSDSLTISGVDNVLVRFASCCNPLPGEPIIGYITRGRGVTVHRSDCHNVKNFESERLINVSWEGEEERSYPAKIRVRCQNKLGMLGSICNILAQAEVNIDSGTFQSNVDGTSDLNFTVDVKDLNQLYSALAKVKALKAVSEAVRVS